TTGGCGCATTCTCAGACGGATTGCCGGCGATCAGGCTCTAGGCAaaatgcaactgcagttgGGGAATATTTTGCTGCGGGAAATCTATATGAACTATGTTCCTATGTTCTGCTTCATTGTCATAAAATATCAACAGCTCGGCAGAAAGGATATTTTGCAGATACTTGTGAACATATTACAAATACTGATGATGACGGCAATTCGTCTGGGCTTCAGTTCGCTGCTTCTGCTACTCACACATCAGTTTGAGAGCGTGCAGTTAGCTCTGCTGGCGATTCGCCAACGAGTGGGATCCCGCAGTCTGGAAGATTTGCGTCGCATTGCCAACATTCACACCAAGTGGCTGAAGCTGGCTCGAAATGCATTTAGCATCTATGACTTGAACATGGCCACCGTCTTTGCTATCACGTTTGCCGTTAATGTAAATGTACTCTATCACGGAGTTCAGTATACCAACAACACAATTAAGTCAGATACGTCTGGCAACATTATTGGTTTTGCTCTCATCGTCACCAATCTATGGAGTTCTGCCTTGGTTATGAATCTAATCGAGCATACGACTAACTCATGCAATGATGCTGGACAACTGTTACGACAGTTTACCGACGATCGCCGACTAAGTCCAGAGTCACAGATTGAGGTTAGtctaaatatgtttaattgattataaatatttaattcttttaccctttttcctttttgcagTTGGAACTGCTTATGAATCGCATACGAAACAAAAAACTCGTCTTTCGAATTTGCGGCTGTGTTGTCTTGGACAGAGCTGCCTTCTTGAGCTATATGTCATCTGTGCTGAACAAAGTTATCATTCTCATGCAGTTCGATTTAGGACGTAAGCAAGACGTAAGCAAGAACGtgatataataaaacaaataagaaagctacagttgagtgtgctcgactgtgagatacccgctacccattttgagtaaaatcaaaatattgcggtaatattctcaaaatttaccaaaataatataccacaaaatattaaaaaatagtaaaaacatTCCCGACCAGAACTCGAACTCGCACACCACAACATGTTGGGCTTGCAAACTACCAGCAGTTGCTATTTAATTCTAAACATCTAAGACACGAGCAATTGTTGTCGTGTTCATCTTCGTTGCAAAACTACACATGCATAGACATACCGATACAGGCGAGCATGTAAttttgatctgcgtgcaaacataacaagtcttatcgaaataaataaattatagctcCATCTCTTATTGGctttgagatctaggtgttcatacggtcggacggacaaacagacagacggacagacagacagacggacagatacTAATAATTACCGAAGTCCagatttagtatatcgatgaagtcccacattcaaaatgttcCATTGAggtgaaaatataccagattttcagtcaaagcagctaagactcTATTGCAGTAGGcgtaatttgcattaaataactatttgtttagtatttcctaaataacttctacaattatTCTCTGATTGCATctaggaatcataaatacggTAGCTATTATTGTACGTACCAaaaatagcttaaaaattaagaTTGTTGTTTCGaataagtgggcgtggaaaaaatttgaaacaaagtTGATCTACGTACAACCAGACATACGGATAtattgtctcggctgttgatgctgatatatatatactgctgaatatatatacttaatagtGTCGGGggtgcctccttctgcctgttacatacattttctgtcggcacaaagttataattgccttctatcctatgggtagcaggtataaaagacaagtaagaaaactaaattttgaataacagCAACTTGGTGCGGTATTATCCTAAGAATATACCtatatacctaaaaatactaaaatataccaaaggtgtTTTAGGTATAAggatattttattacattcaaaatataccacagagtacaaaatataccaattgtcAATGAAACTGAGACTTGACAGCAGCAGTCgtttttttcaataaactattatttcttaaaaagtCAGAACTTatttttctgatcgcaaccaaattttcaagaatgaTAAATAttacagttattattgtatgcacTAAAAATCGACactagttttaaaattactctTACTCTTAAATTTATTCGATTTGATGGCACAAAGGAGAAGTTGCATAAATCTAACAactaagaaagttacagtcgagtgcactcgactgtgagatacgcgCCATCCATGTGCGGGAGGCATAAAGTTGTAATATCCTTCCACCCTATGGGTAGCTGATATAACTATGCtgttatttataaagaaattagtagagataaataattaatttgattacatTACGCTGCAATCGTCTACAAATTTTCCATTGGTTGCTAGGCTAGGCGCAGTGGGAGACGTTTAGCCATCAGATTGCCATCAACCCATAGTGCGCATTcatctaattaaatttgaccCAATGACCTGACAGCAGTAAAGGCACTCGAACGCTCAGTTGACCTAATGCCATCGGGGAGTTGTAGCACATTAATCAGCCAACTGCTGGAACGCTAACATGTTGCATAACAAGCTAGTCCTGTTACTGAATATAAGTTATTACCATATGCTCATCTATGGATTGATGCCGACTACACTGCGAACCAGCAAAAACTCCAGACTAAAAATCTGCAAAGTGTCctacgtatacttgatatacaGTTTTTGTATCACGGTGTGTCTGTTTCTGCAGTTTCGGTATATATTTCCGTCAGACTTCTTCGAAGGCTACATGAAGAACAATATAATACTGCAGTGGAACATGATTGTAAATGCCGGACTCCGAGTTCTTATCGTCGTCAGCTGCTATAGTCTTGTCTGGCTGCGTCGACAGCGTTTGGTTCGCCTATACCTGAAATTTCTGTTGTACTGGCGAATGCATTGGCCCACTCTCAGAAGAATTGCCAGCGATCAGGCTCTTGACAacatgcaactgcagctggcgAATATTTTGCTGCGAGAAATCTATGTGAATTATGCGATGTTCTGCTGCTCCATCGTCACACAATATAAACTGCTTGGCGGAAAGGATATTTTGCAGGTGCTTGTGAAGACATTTCAAATGCTGTTGTTAATGGCGATTCGGCTGGGCTTCAGTTCACTGCTTCTGCTACTCACACATCAGTTTAAGAGCGTTCAGTTAGCTCTGCTGGCGATTCGTCAACGAGTAGGATCCCGCAGTCTGCGTCGCATTGCCAACATTCACACCAAGTGGTTGCAGCTGGCTCGAAATGCATTTAGCATCTATGACATGAACATGGCCACCGTCTTTGCAACCATGTTTGCCGTCAATGTGAACGTACTCTATCACGCAGTTCAGTATTCCAACAATACAATCAAGTCAGACACGTCTGGCGACATATTTGGAATTGCTCTCATTGTGACCAATATTTGGAATTCTGCCTTGGTCCTGAACCTAATCGAGCACACGACTAGCTCTTGCAATGATGTCGGACAACTGTTGCGACAGTTTACCGACGATCGCCGACTAAGTCCAGAATCACAGCTTGAGGTAAGtctaattatgtttattttattataaacattCAATAGTTTTTCGCCTTATTCAGTTGGAACTGCTTATGAATCGTATTCGAAACAATAAGCTCGTCTTTCGAATTTGCGGCTGTGTAGATATGGACAGAGCTTCCGTGCTGAGCTATATATCATctgttttaaataaagttatcaTTCTTATGCAATTCGATTTAAGGCGTAAGCAAGAGCTGACTTTACAACACATCAATCATAAAACGTGAACTTAATTTTACTTATacttaactttaaaatatatatgggtaattccatgacggaatttgtcccgtgcgagactctttacaGTGCACTGCAGAGAAAATAACATatactgaaacaattttaaaaataagtgaatgttattcttaaagctttagataagcactatatttagagtttagattgattttaggaacttgttccgttttacgataaaatatataaattcgttaattttttggttatgcgtacgaatttgttaatttttgcaattatccgaacagaaaacaaaacagaaagaaaattaaaaaagtccGTCaaggaattacccatatacatattgaaaatttacttatttgcgGTATGAAACTCATGctcttaataaaaatttaatttaagacttgtatttgtaaatatatgtatgtatatattttttctgaaacacataaatttattatcattcGGGCATTTAGGCTCCCTGAAAACCCGTCCAACGACAGCTTGGAAACTTTTAAATAAGCTTTTGAAAAAGCTTTAAAAGTTACAGAAACTGTAAGTTGAAAGTTCTAACATAATTTGAATACCATTTCACAAGCCATCCATTTACTATTCAGAAGCCAGTCGAATGTTGTACATTGATTATTTAATCAGGTTGCTGTTGTTCAAGTTGATTTTACAAGCATATTAAAgcttaagtattttatttgtttatatatttagttggaataaattatgaatactACATACTTGGAGAGAACTTTCAGCTCTATTGATTAAAAGATGAATTGTCTACACAACCCAATTAGTTGCAGTGTATACAAATGTCCTTTATGGTTGCTATTTAGCGGATTTTCCACTGCAATTAGCCAGTGTCAATTGTTCATGTGTGCTTAACACAAATGGCTCTGTGAACATTAGTggcttgttttattttttacacatacgcacacacacacccacagcCGCACTATCACGCATAgtaaggacacacacacattgactCATATGCTTGCACTTCTAAATGCCATTTGCAGCTGTTTCTATTTCCGTTGGCAGGCCACAAAGCAGGGGCATTCTATCAAGAGCCTCCCCCCGTAAGTCCCGCCCGCTTAACTTCAGCTCCCTTCGCAGCATCATTTGTAATTTGATGCCATGTGCACACATTGGTTGctgcagtttcagttgcaattgcagctaCATCTGTCGTTTGTCGGCAAGGAAATATgcctcaaagtatgcaacacaaatgTGGTCAGGGCCATTATAATTGCAAGCACACATACAATCATACACATCGATATTCACTCATAGATGGCGCTGCATTgcaatgcattgcatttgacAAGCtgctttattataattaaatcataatcaatttggcaaatatttgatttcgaCCAAGACCGAGAAACGAAAACTAATCAAGCGTGAATTTTGCATAATATACAATTATGCACAAGGATACAAGGATGCATGCCCATGGGCTTACATGCAAATACTCGCAGTCAAAAATAGAGCCAGATGCCTGCCGTATACTTATGGCGGCAAAATCAATATTGGGCAAGTCTCAAGTTGCATGCTGCACGCTGCATGTTGCATGAAACgcgcaaataaataaaactccCTTAACAATTTACTTGAGACATGGGTTTTTCGCGAAGTCGTCGCCAGCAGCAACTATCCACTCCCTTTTTCCGCTACCGATGGGTCAAAATCAATTCCCCAGCTATTCCACAGCGtgtaatttttcaatttttggtATCACGCTTCTCTGTCCCAAACAGactttcagttgcagttgctacATTGTTTCGTCGGTCTCTcttggctgttgctgcaaaaACTACTTAATTTCAACTTATGACCAAGGAGGAAAGCTGCGCAATTTGGAGAGAAGCCGCACAATATGCTTAGACTCAACTACTTGAATAAGCTGCAGGCCTCAAGATTCCTTCGGTCCGATAAATCAATTAAGTCTACAGTAAAGAAAACCCGTATATTCGAAAGCCCGAATACGCGAATTTCCTAAATTACGCAACAGTTCTTAGCCATTTTGGGGCAAATAGCAAAAGCCAATTATTAGTCAAGTAAGGAAGctgcagttgagtgtgctcgactatgagatagctgctacccattttgagtaaaatataaataataatatagcgCAATAATTCTGAAAATATGCTGAAGGCCATAGTTGGTATAACGATGTAGTACTGCAATCGAATTATACCAGCTAAATCAGTTAAGTatgttgttttattcaaaatgggtagcgggtatctcacagtcgagcacactcgactgtagctttcttacttgtttaaaatattttgctttttttatgaATACCGACCCGACCGACTATATCTAGAACATATAAGTTTAGTATActcacaaaaatattgaaataattgtacaaataattgtattaaaaaatcatGCCATTCTGGTAGTCGGTGAGTGTTGAATCTcattaaacaaatcaaatggaaTTTCTAATATATATTGCGAAAATCGTACAAATTTATCGTATAATAACTATTTAAAGTTCTAATTAagattgcattttaataaaaatttatcaaGTGAATATTAATGAGCTACAACAACATTGTTTATTTGAGAATATGCATTTTCTAGTATTAGTCAAAAGACAAGCAGCTCTAAGGTCCTTCGAGCTGAAGTCCCAACGTCTTAATCTTGTTGTCGATCCAGTTGCGAAGGAAGGGAACATTGGCGTAGACTGCAGGCACATCTTGCTTGGCACAGTCGATGCCCCAGGACACAATGCCCACAAGACGATACCGATTCGTTTCATTAGGCATCGTGCAGAAGAGCGGCGATCCTCCATCACCCTTGCAAGTGTCCTTCCCCTCCATGCCACCTGCACACAGAAAACTGGGCCGCAAACGAAAGCGTCGGCCCAGAATTGTGATTCTCAACATCGCCTGGCACTCGGCTCGACTCACGAAGGGCAGATCGATGCGCTTTAGCAGATGTTCGTTCCGGCTGCTGCCCGGCAAGCGGCGACCCCAGCCAGTGGCAAAGCATTGGGCATCCTGCAGCTCTCTCAGCAAGGCGGGCGTCTCAGTGGGTGGCAAACAAAGTGGTTGAATATGTGGTTGAATTGGCACCGGTTCACTCAGCACCAGCAGAGCAATGTCATTGAAGAACGCACGCGGATCGAAGTCCTCGTGGCGAATGATCTGCTTAATGCGACGCGCCTGATGCTCGTGCGGCTCATCGAGACTGTTCAGATCCCATTCGCCGAGTCGGACAACTAGCGTGTTAATCGTGTGATTCTGTATATTGTGGGCACTGGTCAGCACCAGCTGCGGATGGATGAGAGTGCCGCCACAGAGGAATTGATTACGTCCACTGAACACTGCCACCATCCAGGGGAACTCGGCGAAGAGCGCGACATCCTTGGCATACTCGTAGTTGTCCTGGTCAGGTATCAGACCATTGGGATTGCTCCAGCCACAGCCCTGATACTTGAAGCTGGCCAACTTGTCCACATACGAACTCTCATTGGCAGAGATCTGCAAGTAGCTAACTAGATGTTATCCTTGTTTACTGTGAGTTCAAATTGAGTTACCTTCATATCTATGGCACAACAGCGATGCAGAGCACCAACGCAAGGAGTGTCGCCTATGCGAGGATTTAGGATGAAGCGACCGTCATCGACAATCAAATTTTCCCTGCAAATCTTTCTCGGCACACACTCCATATTAAAACCACAGCTCTCATAACCGCTAGGCTCCTCCGTCGTCACCGATGTCGCCGGAGTCGTTATAGTTGGCGTCTTCATGGTGGTTACAGTCTGAGTTGCAGATAAGCTCCTCTGCGAGCCGCTTGCCTCCATGGCCAGAGTGGCGTTCCAGCTTTCCAGCTGCTCGCGATCACAGCACACAAATCCATGACCACAATTGTTTCCAAGACGCGGTCCAATTGCATCGCGTCCCGAGTCATCTGACTCGGTGCACAACTTGTCCGTGACGCACAATTCCTCAGCTCCGCACATTCCATCAACAGCTGCATTCATCTGCTGACCATTGGACAGTCGTTGATGGGCTACCGCAATGAATGCAAACAGAAGCAGTCTTATCATCTGAAATGGAAGTACTGATAAGAACTGATCACATATGATTGCCTCGAGCCTCCCTCAGCTGCAAAAGGTTATCAATTgcatctacatacatatattaccTTCAAACAAATACTtgtaaataaactaatattatttcagtttAAACTTCCCTTCTTGAAATATCTCTACTAAAAATCactttgaaacaattttgatttatatttttctactATCTAATATTTAGTTCTAGCATAATTTCTTCATTGAAAATTCCACAAATAAAATTCTTCGAATTCGACATATTTCATCAAGaactttgaatttttaacTTCTTAAGAAGGCGtacaatttttcataatttttataatattttgcaattatattcTCCAGTTAAGGTGCATCTTctcattaataaaaagtgaTTTTCTATAAATACCGAGTCTAAAAAAAATTTCCCCAACGTGAACTTGTTTTTTCAAACAATTGCTTTTAGTGATAGCGCTCAGTTCAACTGCAGTTTCTCTCTATACAGTCTTTCCATATTACttttcacaaacacacactttttaTAAGCTGCCTATTTTCACAACAAAAATGGGGAAATTAGTTTGctaatcatttaaataacacgtttcatataaaaaatgcattttgcattagATTGCTCACGTTTTTAGCCagttattatgtattttatttagtatatatattaaacacTCGCTTCCATAAGCTTGTTAGCCGCGTTACGAGCTCTCAAGATCGATTTGCTTCAACGACGATTCGTGCACAACATCAACTGAGTTGCTTTATATTGATGTGATGCGTCTTATAGTTAGAACCGGCTTGGGACTACAACTATTCTGAGAGCGCATGGGAGAGTAAGTTAATCAATAAAGCAAAATGAGAGTTATTTCTCTCTCAACATTAAATTCCCATTCAGATCGATAGGTAGGCTTTGGCTATTGCGCCTCTAATCTGatcaaatataaacaaagaGTTTCGAATCGGGAAACTCAGTCGTATTTGCAAACTTACTTTGAGCAAAGCTCAACACAATTTTCGAATCGCGGTGCTAATTAGTTAATACAAAGTGAGTGGCATTGATAAGATActcaaattttgatttatatgcaattaaatatgcatgattcgtatattacgtatacgtagcgTATATTCAAAGTGCATAGCTTGCAATTGTGACTAATCTCtacctttctctctctcagtgCACAATAAAGCCATGTTGAATCAATTCAAGCTAATTTTACTGCTGATTTTCCCCTTGAGCAGCTTTGCTCTTCGCGAATGCACATCGACTGAGCTTTGCATCACCGAACAACGTTGCAATGAGACAGACGATTCTGGCCGCGGTTTGCTGGGACCCCGCACATTGGATAACAGTTGTGGCTTCGGACTTGTCTGCTGCGACAAGGAACAGCTGGAGAGCTATGAAGCCACCTTAGCTCAGAAGCTTCTCAACGAGCAGAaagcagctacaacagcaTCGCCTCCGCCTTTGAATCTTGACTTTAAGCTCGATTACGACACATGCGACACAAACAAACTGTGTGTGCCAAGACATCTCTGCAGATCTGGTCTGGTCAATGAAGATGGTCGCTATATAATTAAAGCACGCATCGATGACACCAGCAATTTTGGCTGTTCCATATTCGAGAGTTGTTGCCCTCCCGGCGATCAGGTGAGATCATCTGAATTCAATAATTCTTGgcattgtatttaaattgtatactCAATTGAAATGCCAATGCATAGGTGCGCTCTCCCAATCAAATGGGTTATTTCCCAGCATTCCACTTGCGCTTAGCACTTATTTATAGATTAGTTTCTTATTAGTCGCTTGGCATGTATTAGTGTGAGATGCTTGAAGCTGAGCTTTATTGCAATTCCCATAACATATAATCcaattatttatgttgaaaattCCCATGCGGTATTCCATCTATCTCTACTATAGTTACATAAAATGATGAAGCATTTCATATCAGAAAGTCAGTGTATTTAAGCGtattgctttttatatttttataaagaacaattaatattataattcaagTTATAATCTTTAAGTCGATCAATAATCTTTACTTTTGAtcacaaaaatcgaattatgTTATAATGATTAGAATACCtgcataatatttttagaCTAATGTAGCTTTCcagtaaattcaaaatttgagtaaaaaacaaaactcattATTTCACGATTTTTACTTTTctgctaaaataaaataaatattgaccAAAGCTTAAAGCttataattagtttttgaGCGCatagtattattcttattgcaaaatttatttatctttattaatgcatttatAATGATAAAAGATTCTGATATTTTGATATCTTTATGTGGCATGGAAACACTTTAGAATAAGTAAAACATGAAACTAATAGAGGAGTGGTAGAACGTAGAGAGTACTATAATAGTCATGAAAACAGAAAGTTGGAATAATGTATTTGAATTATCTTTTCCACTTGTACATTAACAACCTTCATCACTACTTACATTGTTTTCCCTGTGATACGTCAATATTCCTTCTAACATTCTATATAATTTGCCTTT
This is a stretch of genomic DNA from Drosophila albomicans strain 15112-1751.03 chromosome 3, ASM965048v2, whole genome shotgun sequence. It encodes these proteins:
- the LOC117569656 gene encoding phenoloxidase-activating factor 2; its protein translation is MIRLLLFAFIAVAHQRLSNGQQMNAAVDGMCGAEELCVTDKLCTESDDSGRDAIGPRLGNNCGHGFVCCDREQLESWNATLAMEASGSQRSLSATQTVTTMKTPTITTPATSVTTEEPSGYESCGFNMECVPRKICRENLIVDDGRFILNPRIGDTPCVGALHRCCAIDMKISANESSYVDKLASFKYQGCGWSNPNGLIPDQDNYEYAKDVALFAEFPWMVAVFSGRNQFLCGGTLIHPQLVLTSAHNIQNHTINTLVVRLGEWDLNSLDEPHEHQARRIKQIIRHEDFDPRAFFNDIALLVLSEPVPIQPHIQPLCLPPTETPALLRELQDAQCFATGWGRRLPGSSRNEHLLKRIDLPFVSRAECQAMLRITILGRRFRLRPSFLCAGGMEGKDTCKGDGGSPLFCTMPNETNRYRLVGIVSWGIDCAKQDVPAVYANVPFLRNWIDNKIKTLGLQLEGP